One stretch of Candidatus Eisenbacteria bacterium DNA includes these proteins:
- the recR gene encoding recombination protein RecR — translation MYSSKYLELLIEELTKLPSIGQKSAQRLALHLLKVPKEDAVRLAEAIRAVRERVTFCSTCGNFTESDPCLICTDSQRDGALICVVEQPVDVLALERTARYRGRYHVLGGALSPLDGTSPEDLRIQPLLERLRGGTVREVILATNPNVAGEATALYLSRLLAPLGVSVTRIARGVPMGSDLEYSDMVTLARALEGRREVE, via the coding sequence CTCCAAGTACCTCGAACTCCTGATCGAGGAGCTGACCAAGCTCCCGAGCATCGGCCAGAAGAGCGCGCAGCGGCTCGCGCTCCACTTGTTGAAAGTGCCGAAAGAGGATGCGGTGCGGCTCGCCGAAGCGATCCGCGCGGTGCGCGAGCGCGTGACCTTCTGCTCGACGTGCGGCAACTTCACCGAGAGTGATCCGTGCCTGATCTGCACCGACTCGCAACGCGACGGCGCCTTGATCTGCGTGGTCGAGCAGCCGGTCGACGTGCTGGCCCTCGAACGCACCGCGCGCTACCGCGGCCGCTACCACGTGCTGGGCGGCGCACTTTCGCCGCTCGACGGCACCAGCCCCGAGGACCTGCGCATCCAGCCGCTGCTCGAGCGACTCCGCGGCGGCACGGTGCGCGAGGTGATCCTCGCCACCAATCCGAACGTCGCCGGCGAGGCGACCGCACTCTATCTATCGCGACTGCTCGCGCCGCTCGGAGTGAGCGTGACGCGCATCGCGCGCGGCGTCCCGATGGGATCGGATCTCGAGTACTCGGACATGGTCACACTGGCGCGCGCCCTCGAGGGCCGTCGCGAGGTCGAATGA